CACGATCGGCGTCGCCAAGAACCCGTTCACCTTCACGTACGACGATCCCGACGCCCCGCGCGGATCGGCGTCCCCGCTGCTGGCGGGCGACGACGAGGTGGGGCGGGCGCTGCGCACCCGGGCGGGCGTGAAGCCGGTCTTCGTGTCCGTCGGCCACCGCGTCACCCTGGACGACGCCTGCGCCCACACCCTCGCGCTCACCCCGGAGTTCCGCCTCCCGGAAACGACGCGGAGGGCGGACGCACTGTGCCGGCGGGCCCTCCAGGAGGCGACCACCCGTCACTGACCGACCTCCTGGTACGCGGAGTAGTAGACCGCCGATGTAGTGGACCGCCTCCTGGGCGTAGTGCTTCAGGTTGCCGTTGGCAGGCGCACGCGGACGTTCGAGCAGGTCGCCCGAGTGCGCCAGGGGAGTACGTCGTCTGAGTACGTGGTCTGAGTACGTGGTCTGAGTACCCGTACGGATGTGCGCCCCCGGCTCAGCTCGACAGGCTGGGCCCATGACCACGCACCGTGCCCCGAAGCCCCTCGCCGACCCGAACCGGCCCGTCGAGCGTGCCGTGAACGCCGCGCTGATCCTCGCCGTCCTGGCGGGTGTCGGCTGGATCGCCGGCATGATCTACACGTTGGCGCAGTGGCCGGTCTGAGGCCGAAGACACGGCACGGGGACGGTCAGCGGCGCGCCGCGACGCGGAAGCGGACACCCGCCCGGGTCAACCGTCCGGTCAGCGCGTCGCCCATCGCCACCGCCGTCGTCACCTGCCCCGCGGTCGGCGGGAGGTCGTCGCAGGCCAGGGCCAGCGCCGCCTCGGCGAACATCTTCGCCGTCTCGTCGTAGCCGGGATCGCCGCCCGCCACCTCGGTGCACACCCGCCGCCCGCCGCCCTCGCCGACGAACCGCACCGAGAACCAGCTCCGCGCCCGCTTCTGGGCGCTGGGTCCCTCCCCGGGCTTGAGCCGGTCCGACAGCCAGCGCCGGGCGGGCGGCAGCTGGGCCGCCGCGGCGAGCGTCCCGACCGCCGCCACCCCGCCCACGGCGACGGGCAGCCGCCGTACGGCCGCGTAGTGCCGGTAGCGGAAGTCGGGCCCGTAGCGCGGCAGCGCCCTCGCCGACCGCAGCACGATCTGCGGGTCGATGGTCGGCAGCGGCAGCGCCCAGGCGCCGACTTCCGGGGCGAACCGGGGCGGTCCCACCGGCGCGGTGGCCCGACGGCCCATCAGTCGGGGTTCGTGCCGGCCTCGCTCCCGTGCGGCGGCCAGCATCTGCCGACCGCGCGCGAACTGGCCCAGCGCGGAGGCGAAGGTGCCGCCCGAGAAGGTGGCGTCGACGGTCACGAAGCCGTCCACGGTCAGGGGCACGCCCTCCGGAAGCTGCCGGACGGTGAAGTACACGCCCAGGTCGTGCGGGACGGAGTCGAAGCCGCACGCGTGGAGCAGCCGCGCACCCGTCTCACGCGCGCGTGCGTCGTGCCGGACGTACATCAGGTCCACGAACTCCGGCTCGCCGGTGAGGTCGAGGTAGTCGGCGCCGGTGTCCGCGCAGGCCGCCACGAGTTCCTCGCCGTACGACACGTACGGACCCACCGTCGTGGCCACCACGCGCGCGTGTTCCGCGAGGGCGCGCAGGGACGCCGGGTCCGAGACGTCGGCGCGCAGCACCCCGACGTCCCCGCCGAGCCGCTCGCGCAGCCGCTCCAGCTTCTCCTCGCCCCGGCCGGCGATCGCCCAGCGCAGATCGGCGGGCGCATGGGCGGCGAGGTACTCCGCGGTGAGCGTGCCCACGAAGCCGGTGGCCCCGAAGAGCACGATGTCGTACGGACGGTCCGACCTTTTCAGCCTGCTCATGACACCTCTTCGTCGTCGTGCAGCCCGCGCCGCTGTCGGTGGCTGAGGCTAGCGTGAGCAGTGCGGAGGCCGACGGCAGGTGCCCCTAAAGTGTCTAAGCGCTTGCTCGCTCACCTCTTGTGCCCACTGGAACACGTTCTTAGCATCACTGGTGTTACATCGGTTGTGTCACAGCAAGGGGGCTGGATGACGACGGGACGGACGGCCGGGCACGGCCCGCTGGCGGGC
The sequence above is a segment of the Streptomyces asoensis genome. Coding sequences within it:
- the mmpA gene encoding morphogenic membrane protein MmpA; the protein is MTTHRAPKPLADPNRPVERAVNAALILAVLAGVGWIAGMIYTLAQWPV
- a CDS encoding saccharopine dehydrogenase family protein produces the protein MSRLKRSDRPYDIVLFGATGFVGTLTAEYLAAHAPADLRWAIAGRGEEKLERLRERLGGDVGVLRADVSDPASLRALAEHARVVATTVGPYVSYGEELVAACADTGADYLDLTGEPEFVDLMYVRHDARARETGARLLHACGFDSVPHDLGVYFTVRQLPEGVPLTVDGFVTVDATFSGGTFASALGQFARGRQMLAAARERGRHEPRLMGRRATAPVGPPRFAPEVGAWALPLPTIDPQIVLRSARALPRYGPDFRYRHYAAVRRLPVAVGGVAAVGTLAAAAQLPPARRWLSDRLKPGEGPSAQKRARSWFSVRFVGEGGGRRVCTEVAGGDPGYDETAKMFAEAALALACDDLPPTAGQVTTAVAMGDALTGRLTRAGVRFRVAARR